TGCCTGCTTACTTTTCCGAGGGGATGCAGTATATAAAAAAATTGCTCACCTCAGCATGGGTGAAAGGGGCAGGGTGGCCTTTGCCAAGCTGATCTTATCCGGGGCCAATGTGTTGGTGTTAGATGAGCCTACCAACTATATGGATATCCTCTCGAAAGAGAAAGTGGAGGAAGTTCTGGAGGAGTTTAGTGGGGTGATCATCTTTGTTTCCCACGACCGCTATTTTATTCAAAGGCTGGCCAACAGAATATTTTTGCTGGAGAACCAGGGTTTATCCTGTTACGATGGTGGTTATGAGTACTATTTAACAAAATGTAGAGAACAAAGGAAACAGGCAGAGGTTGGTCTGGATTACGGGCAGATAGCGGATACTATCAGACGGTTGGAATGTGAATTGGCCTTTTTAGGCGGCAAATTAAATGAGCCTTTGGAACCGGCAGAAAAGGAATCCCTTAATGAAAGGTTTTTGGCCATTGCCAAGGAACTTCGTAACAATAGGGAGCTTCTCAAGGGGCAAAAATAGGCTTTTACTGATTGGAGAGATACACTATTTATGTATCAAAATTGGCAAAAGAACATTATCATTTTTTTGGCTAGCCAGACTATCTCGCTCTTTGGCTCATCCCTGGTTCAGTATGCCATTTTTTGGTATATTACCTTGGAAACACAGTCTGGTATCATGATGACCATTGCAACTATTTGCGGTTTCCTACCTACCTTTTTTATTTCACCCTTTGCGGGGGTATGGGCGGACCGTTATGAGCGAAAAAAGATGATCATGCTGGCGGATGGCATGATTGCCCTGGTAACACTTATTTTGGCAATACTGTTTCTCATGGGCTACCAAGCGCTCTGGCTACTCTTTATTATCTCGGCCATACGGGCGCTGGGAACAGGCATTCAGACACCGGCCATCGGGGCTTTCCTGCCCCAACTGGTACCGGAGGATAAACTTACTAAAGTAAACGCCACCAACAGCAGTATCCAGGCCTTTGTTATGCTGATATCCCCCATGCTCAGTGGAGCCCTGCTCACTATGTCTACCATCGAAATAATCTTCTTTATCGATGTGATTACAGCTGTCCTGGCGATTTTAATCTTACTCTTGTTTTTACGGGTGCCGGCCCATGCCAAGGCGCTGGAAAAACAAACCATGGGCTATTTTGAGGATATGCGGGCGGGTATAGCTTATGTTAGAAGCCATGAGTTTGTTAAGAAATTTTTTCTGTTTTGCGCTCTCTTTCTGTTCTTAGTGACGCCGGTTGCCTTTCTGTCACCACTGCAGGTCACCCGCAGCTTTGGCAGCGATGTTTGGCGTCTAACAGCAATTGAAATCACCTTCTCTATCGGTATGATGGCGGGTGGCGGTATCATGGCTGTTTGGGGCGGCTTTAAAAACAAAATTCATACCATGACACTGGCCTGTCTTATTAATGGAGCCTGTATCTTTGCCCTGGGGATTGTTCCTAACTTTTGGATCTATATATTTATTATGGGAATAAATGGCGTGACCATGCCAATGTTTAATACGCCTTCTATGGTTCTCCTACAGGAAAAAGTAGAGGGAGATTTTCTGGGCAGGGTATTTGGGGTGATGAGCATGATCTCCAGTACCATGATGCCCCTGGGCATGCTGGTGTTTGGCCCCATAGCCGACATCATTAAAATAGAATGGTTGCTCATAGGAACCGGCCTGTTGCTGTTTATTCAGGGGTTTTTCCTGCTGGGCGACAAAGCACTGCTTGAAGCAGGTAAGCCTCTGGTAAAACCTGAAGGCTGAGGATCAAAAGCCGTGCCCCGCACAGGGACACGGCTTTTGCTAATACATTTATTTACACCCTTGCATGCCGGTATAGATTAATACAGCATCTCTTAAAAAGGCTGCTGTTCCCGGTTGCTTGGCATCATAATAGGCGGTAAACCTTGGGTCATCCACATACATTTGGGCCACCCCGGCGTGGGCTTCTTTGGTGTAGCTGGGCCAAAAATAACTTAACCACTGACGGTGTAAGTCTGCCGCCTTTTGGGCTAGTTCACCGGCTGGGTCACCGGTTTTAAAGGCAGCCTGCAGGACCTCCAGTACCTGGTTACCCAATTTAGTCACTTCATCATATTGTTCCTGGGACATACCTTTTAGTTTAGCATTAGACTTATCCACCACTTCATCACCATATTTGGCACGAATCTCCGAACCATATTTTTTTTCATTCTCCTCAATTAACTTTTGTTTAAAGCCTGCGAATTTTTCCTGATCACTCATGGTTATTCTCCCTTCTGTAAAAGCAATGGTTTTGTCAAGATTGGTCAGTAGCAAAT
This region of Desulforamulus ferrireducens genomic DNA includes:
- a CDS encoding MFS transporter — its product is MYQNWQKNIIIFLASQTISLFGSSLVQYAIFWYITLETQSGIMMTIATICGFLPTFFISPFAGVWADRYERKKMIMLADGMIALVTLILAILFLMGYQALWLLFIISAIRALGTGIQTPAIGAFLPQLVPEDKLTKVNATNSSIQAFVMLISPMLSGALLTMSTIEIIFFIDVITAVLAILILLLFLRVPAHAKALEKQTMGYFEDMRAGIAYVRSHEFVKKFFLFCALFLFLVTPVAFLSPLQVTRSFGSDVWRLTAIEITFSIGMMAGGGIMAVWGGFKNKIHTMTLACLINGACIFALGIVPNFWIYIFIMGINGVTMPMFNTPSMVLLQEKVEGDFLGRVFGVMSMISSTMMPLGMLVFGPIADIIKIEWLLIGTGLLLFIQGFFLLGDKALLEAGKPLVKPEG